A genome region from Arachis duranensis cultivar V14167 chromosome 6, aradu.V14167.gnm2.J7QH, whole genome shotgun sequence includes the following:
- the LOC107493228 gene encoding uncharacterized protein At1g76070, producing MENNNNNKQNSSSKLRSKILKILPKAAAAVHVTFQNPPFSPGRDHHNHNHNTGSSSGSSKLKPPPFSGPIMIPDEARRKPKHGGIDTQEPTSPKVSCIGQIKNKKKRIINKHNSNSNTDTTTKKEGSNRFQRMFFHTGKPKTGLKKSSAIPAPSSKSSYLLAQENNNALPIGHMRRFASSRETFSNFDWKAQIAPEDINHRDCYSEDDRPAAGSDVEDEHDEEEEVVIPFSAPIGGRGGCNGDFGGRGVHHEIVDNLNLQPRKEINLWKRRTMAPPRPLQLKPVLTAK from the coding sequence ATggagaataataataacaacaaacaGAACTCATCCTCTAAGCTAAGGAGCAAGATCTTGAAGATACTACCAAAAGCGGCGGCAGCAGTTCACGTGACATTCCAGAACCCTCCATTCAGCCCCGGCAGAGATCATCACAATCACAATCACAACACAGGTTCCTCATCAGGAAGCAGCAAGCTCAAACCACCACCATTCTCTGGGCCCATAATGATTCCAGATGAAGCCAGAAGAAAGCCTAAGCATGGTGGCATCGATACACAAGAACCCACCTCACCCAAAGTCTCCTGCATAGGACAGatcaagaacaagaagaaacgGATCATCAACAAACATAACAGTAACAGTAACACCGACACCACGACCAAGAAGGAGGGTTCAAACAGGTTCCAGAGGATGTTCTTCCACACTGGCAAACCAAAAACAGGGCTCAAAAAATCTTCTGCTATTCCTGCTCCTTCTTCAAAGTCATCTTACTTGCTTGCTCAAGAGAATAATAATGCACTACCGATTGGTCACATGCGGCGCTTTGCCAGTAGCCGCGAAACGTTCTCTAATTTTGATTGGAAGGCTCAGATTGCGCCTGAGGACATCAATCACAGGGATTGCTACTCTGAGGATGACAGACCCGCCGCCGGGAGTGACGTCGAAGATGAACacgatgaagaagaagaggttgtTATCCCTTTCTCAGCACCTATTGGTGGCAGAGGTGGCTGCAATGGCGATTTTGGTGGCAGAGGTGTTCATCATGAGATTGTGGATAATTTGAATTTGCAGCCACGGAAAGAGATTAATCTGTGGAAGAGAAGAACCATGGCACCACCTAGGCCTCTTCAGCTCAAGCCAGTGCTCACGGCCAAgtga